The genomic window TATAAATATCTGACAGCAACGCCGAACGAGAACGCTGATTTAACCATGAAAATACTGTTAATTGCACTACGTAATAGGGCAAAAAGAAATACAGCAATTCGGTAGGGGCGGCTTTAAGAGGAACAACCCCTAAAAACGAATAGGCTAAAGGTATAATCAGGAATCCTCCACGAGATATGCTGGTAAACCAATGCAGCAAACCTTCTAGATGTCCTAATCTTTGTAAAGGTCGCAGTCCGGGGATAGTCAAAGGATTAGCTTTAATAAAAAATGCTTGCAACGTTCCCCTTCCCCAACGCAATCGCTGTAGAGCATGGGCTGCTATATTCTCCGCAGCTAAACCAGCACTTAATTTTTCATCTAGATAAACTAAGCGATATCCTAGAGCAGATATCCGAATGCCTGTAAAATAATCCTCACTTACGGAATCGGTGACAAAACCTCCGACAGCTTCAAGGGCGCTGCGCCGGACAACAAAAGACGTTCCCGAACAAACAACACTACCCGCAGCATCGCGAATCGGCTGAATTTGTCTGTAAAATACTTCTTCTTCCGGCGCTAGGACATTCTCTAAGCCTAAATTACGGGCAATGGGATCGATATTGTAAAAACTCTGCGGAGTTTGAACAAGGGCTATTTTCTGATCTTGAAAAAATCCCACTGTGCGAGTTAAAAAGTTTTTAGTGGGGACAAAATCTGCATCAAAAACAACAATTAACTCCCCGTTAGTTTGGGGAAGAGCGTGATTTAGGTTTCCGGCTTTAGCATAAAGATTGTCAGGACGGGTTAGATACTCGCAACCTAATTCTAATGCCAGTTGTTTCATTGGTGAACGTCTAGTATCATCAAGCAGATATATTTTTTTATCAGTGTAATTAATAGCTTGACAGCCGATTATAGTACGGCGCACGATAAATTCTGGCTCGTCATAAGTGGGAATTAAAATATCAACAGATGGATAAAAGCTACCATCTAAAACCTGCAACGTTAAAGAATCTGCTTCACGCTGGCGATTTTTGACTCTCAGCATCAAAAATAACTGGAGTGTGGCATTTACAAGCAGCAACATTTCTAGAAAAAATAAACCTAAACTAAAGAAGCCATTTAGGGGGTCAGCTACATTTAAAGTAGAAAGACTTCGCCATAAAATATAACGAATGGTCAAACCCAACAAAATGCACACTACTAGCACCCGCGACCAAGTTTGGGGTTGAGGAGAAATTTTTATTACAGCGATCGCGATTAAAAATAGCATTATCGTAGGTGCGAGTAAATATTTTCCCGCTACCATTGGTGCTTCTAGCCACATCGGCGGGTTATCTTGCATTAACTGAATTTGGGTAAAAATTTGCTGAATTGTCCCTAACCCTGCAAACCAAGCTGCAACCCCCGCACCAGATACAAATACAATACCCAATAGCAGTATCGTTGCCAGTTGCGGCTGCATAAACTGCTGTGGGCGATCGCGATTGTTTAAAGCTTTTTTACTAAGATTAGAATTTTTCATATTATGATTTTTATCCTATTTGAAATTTAATATAATCAGGAAACTACAATACGTCGGATTAATTCGTCACTTTTTTTTAAGGTTAGTACCGAAATGAAACTTAAGTAGGTTAATCGAGTCGCTTTACTCGGCTTTAGAGAGTAACAAACTGACTTATAAATTCTCTAATCACGCAACACATACCCCACACTACGAATAGTTTGAACTAAACGCTGTTCGCCCGTTGCTTCCAACTTTAAACGCAGATAACGAACATAAACTTCAATAATATTGGAATTGCCCATAAAGTCATAACCCCAGACTTTTTCTAAGATGCGATCGCGCGTAATCACTTGCCGAGGATGCAATAACAAATATTCTAGTAAATCGAACTCTTTAGCGGTTAATTCAATTAATCTTGCGCCGCGATAAACTTGCCGCGATCGCCGATTTAAACTAAGGTCTGCAAACTCTAGCATATCTGCGTCTACTTCTTGCCCTGGCCTCAGCCGGGCGCGGATTCTGGCTAACAATTCTTCAATACTAAAAGGCTTAACTAAATAATCGTCTGCACCTGCGTCTAAACCAGCAACGCGATCGCTTACTTCGTCTTTTGCTGTTAATAATATAATTGGGACTTTATCCCCCGTAGTCCGCAAGCGGCGACAAATTTCGATCCCCGATAACCCCGGTAACATCCAATCTATTATAATTAAGTCAACTTGCAATTCTCGCGCTGCGGTCAATCCCGCTACGCCGTCATAGACTACACTAATTTCGTAGCCTTCATAACCTAGTTCTAATTGAATAAACTTAGCTAATTTAATTTCGTCTTCTACGAGCAGAATATGTGCTGTCATAAGTTATGCCGCACTGGGTAAAGTTACCGTAAAAGTGCTACCTTCTCCTAGTTTGGATCGGACTGTAATGCTACCGCCCATACTATCAACCAAAGTTTTCACAATCGATAGACCCAAACCGCAGCCACCAGTAAAACGATTGCGGGCTTCATCGACGCGGTAAAAACGCTCAAAAATAAGATGTTGTTGTGACAAAGGAATGCCCAAACCGCGATCGCAAACATGAATTAAGGCACTTTCTGCTTTTAAATCTAATACTACAGCAATCGCAAAGTGCGGGTCGGAATACTTAACGGCGTTATCAATCAAATTTGTCAATACTTGTTTAAGGCGGCTGCGATCGGCTTTAACTAAAATTTGTTCGTAAGCAGCCTCTAAAGTAATAATCCGATCGGTATGTTGCATTGCCATTGCCGCTACTTCTACAACTAAATCGTTTAAAACTAATGATTCAAGATGAATATGCAAGTAACCAGCATCTGCCCTAGCTAAATCGAGCAAGTCTTGCAATAAACGGATAGTGCTTTCTGCTTCGGTTGCAGCAGTTTCTAGAGCTTCTCGCTGGGTCTGTGTTAAATTAGTTTCGCGTTTGAGGACGCTTTGCAAATAACCATGCACGATTGTTAAAGGTGTACGCAATTCATGGGAAACATTACCGACAAATTGGCGCTGTTGCTCCCACGCCTCGGATAATCGATCTAACATCATGTCACAGGTACGGGCTAACTCTTTTACTTCTGTAGGGGCGCGGTTGAGGTGCAAGCGGGCTTGACTGAGATCATTTACAGATATGGTTTCAGCTAGTTGACTAATACGGCGCAATGGTTGCAGGGATTTTTTAATGTATATTGCGATCGCAATGGTAATAATTATTAAAGCAATTAAGCTAACAATCCCCAAACTTTGAACTAGAGATGAAAACATCTGTTGCTCATAAGAAATATCTTGCGCTACAAATAATAATCCTAGTTGCTGCCCCTTAACTTGTAAAAATTTGCCGCATACTACAAAATAGCGATCGCCAATCTTGTACACTCTGGTACTCAGAGGCGATCGCATTAACGACATCAATTTAATGGAAGCAACATCATTGGGAACTAAGTTTTCTCCTGAGTTAGTCCCATCCTTATGCTTGACCCATATCAAAGTTTTACCTGTGCTACGGTTAGCGATCGCCTTTTGCAGCCCTATTTCTAAAGAAAACATTTCGCTATAAACTTCTACGTCACCTGGCAAACGCTCGGCAATTTGCTCTATATTCTGCTTGTGACCATCAATTAAAATTTGCTGCATTTTCCACGTTGTCCACAGAGCAATACTACCCACTCCTATAGCAAAAGCCGCAGTGATGCCAATAGTGAGCCGCACTTGTAAGGAAAAAGGATCTATTTTCTGCCAAATTTGTTTTATTTTCTGCACTGCTACTCTATAAATTTCTATCCTTTTGGTGGTGGGCTAGGACAAGTCTTGTTAGCAAAGTCACACTGATAAATATAAGGCTCTTGCCAGCTTAGAGGAATTTGTAATAAGTCTCGCGTCCCAGTCAATCCTTGTCCGATAAATAGTAGTAAGGCAATGCAGTTTAATACGGTGTGAACTATGCGCCAACGATGGGATTTGTCTTTATAAATAGATGGTGCGATCGCCAAGGAAAAAATCATCAATAACGCCGCTACAATTCCAATATAGTAATGCGACCAGTACCACTCGTTTGAAAGCCTGTAAACTCCATCTTGGCAGCCTAAAATAACTAATCCTGCACCTGCTAAAGTCGCAAATACAGCCCGCCATTTTTTTTCTCTCGATTTGTAAAGAAATACCAAAGAGGCAATTGTAGCAACGAACATTAGTCCAATAAATGCTACTTGAAAGGAGTTTTTACTAACTAAATCCTTAGACAAAATGTTTTTAATAATTGGGTGAGCGATTCCCAATAAAGCAATTCCGACAACAGTAGAAGTTAGCCAATTTCCCAAGCGATTATGTTCTGCACCAACTACAGGGGGAATTTTGCTTTTACCCTCAGCTTTTGTTTGTAAGCGGCGCTGACGAGTTTGCCATGCGAGGTTAATTACCATACCAATGAGCGGAAAAACAAAGAAAACTGCGATCGCTGGATGCAATAAAGTAAAAGCGTCTTTGAGTTCTACCATCCGAAACCTCAGTGTAAAAATAGAATTTGACCGACACGTTCTAACTGTGAAAGGAAAGCAATGTTATCGGGAGTGCGGATAGGTGATGAGCTACCCGCGATCGCACTTTAAATATGTATGATTAACGCTGGGCTGTAGATGTTGTGGGTAACAAAGCATAGCCAAAAGTAGCATTAAACATTCGACACCATATAGCTACCGTGCGAAAGTTTGCCAAATTAATATTATTGGGAATCTCATAACGTTGAGTACCGCTAACTTTTTGTAAGCGGCTGAGAGTAACATAATCAGGCTTTTTTAAACCACCTTTTGGTAATGTAGCATCGCGGTGGAGGATAACGTGCAAGTCTGGACCCATATCTGACTTAAAGGTTTTGTCAAATACTAGGTAGCGTTTACCCTTTTCGTTAAAAATACTGACCGCTCCTTGAGTAGGATGTTCTGCGGCAACAAACATTTCAGTTTTTTGTTTAGATATTACCCCATCGTTCATTTTTGGAGAAGACATTTCTCCAGCGTGTGCTAATAGTTGATGAGAAGGCAATCCACTTACACCGAGGACAAGAGCAGTAGCAACACTAAATACCAAATATTTCAGTTTCATGGTTTTAAATTTCCGAAATAACTTACTTTCATACTGTATAAGATCCCAGTAGGTGCAAAATTAATCAGGGTTAAGAAGCGGATTCAATAATACTCATGCTTTTCTCAGTAAATTCTCATTTAACTACTGAGTTTAGCCGTCCCAAAAGTAGCATTATAAAGAGCGACACCAAATCACCGCCGATTGATAGTTTTCTAGCTTAATATTTTGAGGAATAGCATAACGTTGGCTGCCGCTATACTTTTGTGAACGATTAACAGTGATACCAATTCTTTATAAAGCTGCGCTAAACAAAGCTTCAAGGATGAAATCATCAGAAGTGAGAGAAGCAATCGTTTCTGGTCTAATACTAAATCCGGTTCAGGTATCCTATGAATTTGTCAAGCGCAACTAAACTAATGATAGTTTGTTAAATTTTTAATTTCTCCCTGCATAGTGCTGAGAATCTTACAACGCTTTATTAACAGTTTTTCAATTTCATCAATTGTCTCAAAATGCCTATTAACCAAAGGTTCATCAACTATCGTTTTACTATTTTCCAGCACATTGAGAAATGGTGGGAAATTATTTTTTGTATACACAATGATAAGTTTAAATTCTCCAGCTTTTTTAAACTTGAATAAATCCCTGACAATTGAAATAGAAACCCATAACAATCGCGCTGATAACTTTGCTAATCATAAACTATGGAATTATGAGGGCGGATGGAAAAATACGTTAAATAATCTACGTCTAATTCTCCAACCGCTCTTAGTATTTTGGTTGATTTATCTCTGGCTAGATATTTTTCCCAATTCCAATTTATTGCTAGGATTCAATCACTTAATTGCCAAGATGAATCAATTTAAACACTTTTATGCTTCTGGATAATTTCATTTATTTATTATTCGTTAACCCCGGAAACTGACAGAGGAGGGTAAGTGCTGGATACGGCTAGAAATCCAATTACTTAACGCTCAAAAATTAAAGAGAGAAAATACAACATTTTCTCTCTTTAAGCGATTTATAGCGAAAGCAATCGCTACTGGGTTGCTTAACTATTAAGCTTTTTGGCCATCAATTGATTAGTTACCTTTGGATCGGCGCGTCCTCCTGTTTGTTTAATTACTTGTCCAACAAAGAAGCCAAGTAATTTAGTTTTGCCGTTGCGGTATTGCTCTAATTCCTTGGGATTGGCGGCGACAACTTGCTCAATAATTGCCTCCAATTCCCCGGTATCAGAAATTTGAATCAAACCTTTGCTTTCCACTAACTCTTTAGCCGAACCGCCTTTGGTTAGCAATTCTGGCAAAATATCTTTAGCAATTTTGCCGCTAATTGTTCCCGATTCAATTAAACCAATTAATTCTGCAAGCGTTGTAGGTAAGAGAGCAATTTCGGTAATACTGAGTTTATTTTGATTCAAATAACCAGCAATATCGCCCATAATCCAGTTGGCGGCAAATTTGGCATTAGCACCCGCATTAATTGCGCTTTCAAAGTATTCAGCAACGGCTCTTTCATCGGTCAAAACTCGCGCATCGTAGGCGGAAAGCTGCATATCGCTTTCGTAACGGTGGCGTTTGGCGGCGGGAAGTTCGGGTAATTGACTTCGCCATAATTCTAAAGTAGCTAATGGTACTTCAATCGGAGCTAAATCTGGTTCGGGAAAATAGCGGTAGTCGCTAGAACCTTCTTTGACACGCATACTAATTGTACGTTGGCTGCCTTCTTCCCACAGCCTTGTTTCCATAATAATCCGCTCCCCGGCTTCTATGGCTTTGGTTTGGCGTTCAATTTCGTATTCAATCGCTCGTTGAATAGCATTAAACGAGTTCATGTTTTTGATTTCTACTTTTGTCCCAAACTCTTTTTGTCCTACCGGACGCACGGAGATATTAACATCGCAACGCAGAGAGCCTTCCTGCATATTGCCATCGCTGACACCCAAATACAGCATGATTCGGCGCAATTCTTGGGCGTATTCCGCCGCTTCAACGCCGGATGTCATATCTGGTTCAGAAACAATTTCAACAAGCGGTACACCCGTGCGATTATAGTCTACCAATGAGTAAGTAGAACCAGATAAGCGATCGCTTCCCCCATGAACTAGCTTGCCTGCATCTTCTTCCATATGCAAACGAGTAATGCCGATTTTTTTTCTGATCGGATTGCCATCCGCATCAACTAATTCAATCTCTAGATAGCCATGTTCGGCGATTGGCAGGTCGAATTGAGAAATTTGGTAGTTTTTGGGTAAATCGGGGTAAAAATACTGTTTGCGGTCGAATTTGCTATAAGGGGCAATTTGGCTATTTAAGGCAAGTCCCGCTTTAACGGCGTATTCAAGGACGCGCTCGTTTAGAACGGGTAATACGCCGGGATAACCCATACAAACAGGACAAATATTTGTATTTGGTGGCGTACCAAATTCGGTAGAACAGTTACAAAAAACCTTAGTGTTTGTTTTTAGCTGACAGTGGGTTTCTAAGCCAATTACAGCTTCATATTTAGTTTTAACAGGGGTAGCAGTAGTCATATTTTTATTTTAGCTAATTACGGAATAATACATATTTTGCTTGCGATCGCGCTACTTAAGCGCTACATCTATACAAGTTAACAAAGGTTTTTCATGTCTTGGGTAAAAAATCTCGTACCCGTCCTTACGGTGCTTTGCTGTACAACTATCGCCACCACTGCAAACGCCGATTCCTTTGACCAAGATGTATCGCAATTTATCTCTAAGGAAGGTACGATTATCTACCTAGGAACGGGGGTAGTTTTACCTTTGATCTTAGATGGCAAAAATGGTAAAAACCAGTCTTTAAGGGTAGTAGATTCCCTCGGTACGAGCTTGCTTGTGTGCGAAGGATTAAAGGTTGTAACCGATGTCAAACGTCCTGATTCTGAGGAGCGCGATAGTTTTCCTAGCTGTCATGCAACCTTAGCTTTTGCGGTGGCAACAATGCAAAGTGAGTTTCAGCCTAAATATACGTTGCTTTGGTATGCGGGGGCAAGTGCGATCGCCTATTCGCGGGTAAATCTCAATCGTCACCGTTGGACAGAAGTATTAGCAGGTGCGGCAATTGGTTACGGCATTGCTAAATTAGAATTGAGTCAACCCAACGGACTAATTTTGTTTCCTTTAATTGGTAGCGATGACGAAGGGGGAACAATTGTAGGTTTGCAGATGAGTAAGTCTTTTTAGGATGGGTAATGGGGAAGTTTTTTAACTAGCTTTTGTTGCTACGCCAATAATATGCGGGGTAACTAGAGGAACTGGTGCTTGAAAGTCTTGGTAATCCACCTTTGCAAAACCAGCATTTTTGATAGCGAGTCCAGTTTCTCGATTGGGATTGCAACCATCGCCGATTACATTCCAAACTGGCTTAACTGTATTTTGTACCTGGCGCAAAAAAGTACCCTGTGGTGCAGCAACGTGTTCAATAAATAAAAAGCGTCCTCCAGGCTTCAGAACTCTTAAAACTTCCTGCAATGTCTTGTCTAAATTAGGTACAGAACATAAAACTAAGGTACTGACAACGGTATCAATGCTATTATCTTGCGCCTCTAGCTGTTCGGCGGAAATTGTTTGAATCTCAACGCTTAAACCTAATTTTTCGGCGTTTTTTTGCAAATAAGAGTGCATAAATGGATTAGGTTCAACTCCAATCCATTTAATATCGGTTGGATAGTAAGCAGCATTAGCGCCCGTACCTGCGCCAATTTCTAATACAGTGCCGTGTAAGTCTGTAAACAGAGATTGTTTGCGATCGCGTATCTTTTTTTCGTACTCCGCCGTACCATTTGCCATTAGCCAAGCAAATACTCGTTTGTACCAGCCAGGAGAAGAATTTTCACTAATCATGTTTGCATTGTAGGTATTGTAGAGACGTTCCGGTGGAACGTCTCTATCATGGTTAGGTTTTAACAAAAGCATCAAGCGTGAAGATTTGCTTGTTCCAGCAACCAAGGATCGACGGGTTCGCCATCGCGGCGACTTAGTTGGACTTCTACAACCATTACCTCTTTAGATCCTGGTGGCGCGGGTTTTTGCAGAAATTTAATATTGTAATCTGCCGGGTTATGATTGCGCTCAGTAAGCCAATCTTGGACTTTTGTAGTTGCAAATAATGATTGCCCTTGTTCAAACATTCGGGTAATCTGCATTTGGAGCGTGTAAGGATTTAATCTACCCATAATTTCCTCTAAAGTTAATCGGGATTGATGCCTAATTCTCGAAGTTTAGCGGCTAGTTGCTGCGATCGCACTTTTTCAAGTTTTAATTCCTGCTGCGATCGTTCTAACTCCTGCTGCGCTTGTTCTTTAGCAAGGTTTTCTTGTTCTCTTGAAGTTGCTAGTTCTACATAAGTCGCAAATTTTTCCCCATCTGGTCGATATAGTTGCAACTCTGTACCCAGCATATTAAATTTAATCTTTAATCTAGGGCTAACCCAATCTAGCATTTGGTCAATTACGTCTAATCGCCCGTCACGACGCAACCAGCCGCTTAAATCGCCCTTATCGGGGTCGTATAGATAATATTCTTCAGCGCCATAGCGATCGTAAAATACGAGCTTTTTATCTAATCTTGTCTGCGTGTTTCCAGGGGAACGAACTTCAAATACTACCTGGGGTGCAATATTTGCTTCTTTCCATTGTTGATACGAACCGCGATCGCCTTTTGGTCTACCCATAATTACCATAGCGTCTGGTGCGGCGCGGATAACGTTGTTACCTTCTACGGGATACCACAGCAAATCTCCGGCGATAAAGACATTATCATCGTTCTTAAATAGCCATTCCAAGCCTTCTTTAATCGTCACTATCCAGCGAAATTGCTTGGTATTATCTGACATTGGTTCGCCGTCGCAATCTGGATAAATTATTTCTGTTTGATTGGTAGTTTGTGTAACCATTGCCTTACTCCTTCATACAACGCATACAAACCGGAAATATAGTTATAAGTGCGATCGCTTCAAACAAAACTTGAAATTGGGAAGCAGTCAAAGCAAATCCCCAAACTAGAAAAATTGCGCCTCCTATTACCGCACCAAGCCGATAAATTTCATCTTTTGTTCTCAAACCTAGCCAAACAATACTTAGCCCAAGTCCCAGTAAAATTAGATTCATAATTTAAGGTTGGCTGAGAGTAGCTTTTAGTTGAGTACGGGCATATTCTAGTGCTTCTGGTAATTTACTTGCGTCCCTTCCTCCAGCTTGAGCGAAGTTTGGTCTTCCACCGCCACCACCGCCACAAATTTTAGCGATTTCGCCTACAAATTTACCTGCTTGCAATCCTTTCTTATTCACATCAGGACTAAAAGCCGCAACTAAGCTAACTTTGTCGATTTCGGGAACAGAACCTAATACTACTGCGCCTTTGCCGATTTTTTGCAATAGCCTTTCCGCCGCAATTTTTAAAGAGTCTGGCTCAACTTCGCCAATTTGAGCAACAATAATTTTGTAGTCGCCGATAGTTTGCGCTTCTGTTAGTAAAGTTTCAGATTTATGTAAGGTTAGTTCGGCTTTGAGTGCTTCTAGTTGCTTTTGAGCGGTTTTTAGTTCCGTTTGTAAAACTGTAACTCGCATTGGCAATTCTTCGGGTTTTACTTTAAAGAATCCGCTTAGTTCCCTAACTACTTTATCGCGGACGTTTAAGTAATCCAATACCGCCGCTCCTGCAACGGCTTCTATTCTCCTTACTCCTGATGAAATCCCGGTTTCGGAAACTATCTTAAATACGCCGATTTCCGCCGTATTTCGCACGTGAGTACCGCCGCATAATTCCATTGATACGCCCGGAAAATCTATAACTCTTACGACATCGCCGTACTTTTCCCCAAACATAGCGATCGCACCTTTTGCTTTAGCCTCTGCAATTGGTAGTATTTCTATATCTGCATGATGGGCTTCAGCTATCCAGGTATTTACTTGCGCTTCTATTTGCTGCAACTCATCCGGGGTTATTGGACGCGGACAATTGAAGTCAAAACGCAGCCTATCAAAAGCTACCAATGAACCCGCTTGAGAAATAGAAGGATCGACAATCTTTTTTAAAGCTGCTTGCAATAAGTGAGTAGCAGTATGATTTGCTTGGGCGCGGAGACGACAAGCGCGATCGATTTGGGCGGTTAAGGGATCGCCTACGTGCAGTGTACCGCGTTCAATTCGTCCGTAATGAATGTAGATACCCGATTGCTGCTTAACGTCATTAATAGCTACTACTACACTATCTCCAGACAAGTAACCGCGATCGCCTATTTGTCCGCCCGATTCGGCGTAAAATGGAGTTTGATCTAACAATACTTGTACTTCGCTTCCAGCTTCTGCTGCTTCTACTTGCTGACCGTTAGCAATCAATGTCATAACTTGAGCAGGGGTTGAAGGCTGAGTGTAGCCGAGAAACTGCGTTGCATTAATTCCCGATGCTAGTTGATTGAGAGAGTTTGCAGTTAAATCAATAGTTTCATGCGCTCCTTTAGAAGTACCGATTTGAATCTCCATCTCCTCCTCAAAGCCTTCTACATCAACCTTTATCCCGTGTTCGGCGGCAATTTCTTGAGTAAGTTCTAAGGGGAATCCGTGCGTATCGTAAAGAATAAAAGCATCTTTACCAGAAATCTCTTTAGGGGATTTAGCTAATATATCTGCTAATAATTTTTCGCCTTTAGTTAGAGTTTTGAGAAAATTCGCTTCTTCTCGTTGCAGTTCATTTTTAATTACAGTCTCTTTGGTGCGAACATTGGGGTAAGCTTCTTCAGAAAGAGCGATCGCACTTTGGGCAACAAGAGTTGTAAACTCTCCTTGTATGCCAATTAATCGCCCGTGACGTACTACCCGACGAATCAAGCGGCGCAATATATAACCCCGTCCCACGTTAGACGCGGTAATGCCATCAGCGATCATATGCACTACAGCGCGGATATGATCGCCAATTACTTTGAGAGATATTTTAGTTTGTTCGTCACTTTGAACGTAATCAATCCCGGCAATTTCCGCCGCCGTTTTCACAATTGGCTTAATTAAATCAGTTTCGTAGTTATTCGGGACTTGCTGAAGAATTTGCGCCATCCTTTCAAGTCCCATCCCCGTATCAATATTTTTGTTTTGCAACGGGGTCAAATTGCCTTCTACATCCCGGTTGTACTGCATAAATACCAGGTTGTAAAACTCAATAAACCGCGTATCGTCTTCTAAATCTATATTCTCATCGCCGTGTTCGGGGTGAAAGTCGTAATATATCTCCGAACAAGGGCCGCAAGGGCCTGTAGGGCCAGATACCCAAAAGTTATCATCCGATCCCATCCGCTTGATTCTTGCTTCCACAACGCCGATTTTGTCGCGCCAAATAGCAAAAGCTTCGTCATCGTCTTCAAAAACGCTGACAACTAAGTTTTCGGGTTTTAGTCCAAATACTTGTGTTGATAATTCCCATCCCCAAGCGATCGCTTGTTCCTTAAAATAATCTCCAAAGCTAAAATTGCCCAGCATCTCAAAAAATGTATGATGCCTAGCTGTACGCCCGACATTTTCAATATCATTGGTACGGATGCACTTTTGAGAAGTAGTCGCCCGTTTATACTCCGACTGTCTTTGTCCTAAAAAAATTGGCTTAAATTGCAACATCCCGGCGATCGTTAGCAGTACCGTCGGATCTTCTGGTACAAGGGAAGCACTAGGTAAAATTTGATGCTGTTTATTAGCATAAAAGTCCAGAAATTTTGTCCGAATGTCGTTACCGCTAAGATACTGGGGATTTGCAGCCATAAAACTTTAATTGGTTTAAATAATATATAGATATTTTACAATAGCGAAAAAGTGCGATCGCGCTTTTTTGATTATCCAACTGCGGGGTAATGAGAAATCGCACCTCTAAGCCTTAGAATTAAAGCCTGAAATATACCCAAATGATTTACTATGGCGCTCAAACTCAAAGTTCCTAATATCATGTGTGCTGGCTGTGGCGAAACAATTACTGATTCTATCCATACGATGGAACCCGATGCCAAAATTGATGTCGATGTTCAAGCAAAAACTGTCACCGTAGAATCTGCGGCTTCCGAAGAAACTATCAAGCAAGCTATTGTCGCCGCAGGCTTTACCGTCGAAGGCTATCAACACGGCTAACTTTTTTCCATAAAATAAAGAGACGCTTACAAAAACGTCTCTTTATCAATTATTGTGCTTACTCTATTTCTTCGGAGAAATTAACATCATCATATTGCGCCCTTCTTTTTTGGGTGCTTGCTGCACTTCTCCAAAAGTCTGTAAATCTGTCGCCATACGCTTTAGCAACGTTTCGGCTAGGTCGCTATGCTGAATTTCTCGCCCGCGAAACATGACCGTTGCTTTTACCTTGTCGCCGTCTTTAAGGAAACGCTCGGCTTGATTTATCCGCACCTTGTAATCATGCTCCTCAATTTTGTAGCGCATTTTTACTTCTTTTACGTCGGCGGTATGCTGCTTTTTCCTCGCCTCTCGCGCTTTCTTCTCTTGCTCAAATTTATATTTGCCGTAGTCCATAATTCGGCAAACTGGCGGTTCGGCTTTGTCGCTCAACAATACTAAGTCTAGCCCTCTTTCTTCGGCAATTGTCATCGCCTCCGTAGGGGTAATAATGCCTAGCTGCGCCCCGTCA from Synechocystis sp. PCC 7509 includes these protein-coding regions:
- the gatB gene encoding Asp-tRNA(Asn)/Glu-tRNA(Gln) amidotransferase subunit GatB, whose amino-acid sequence is MTTATPVKTKYEAVIGLETHCQLKTNTKVFCNCSTEFGTPPNTNICPVCMGYPGVLPVLNERVLEYAVKAGLALNSQIAPYSKFDRKQYFYPDLPKNYQISQFDLPIAEHGYLEIELVDADGNPIRKKIGITRLHMEEDAGKLVHGGSDRLSGSTYSLVDYNRTGVPLVEIVSEPDMTSGVEAAEYAQELRRIMLYLGVSDGNMQEGSLRCDVNISVRPVGQKEFGTKVEIKNMNSFNAIQRAIEYEIERQTKAIEAGERIIMETRLWEEGSQRTISMRVKEGSSDYRYFPEPDLAPIEVPLATLELWRSQLPELPAAKRHRYESDMQLSAYDARVLTDERAVAEYFESAINAGANAKFAANWIMGDIAGYLNQNKLSITEIALLPTTLAELIGLIESGTISGKIAKDILPELLTKGGSAKELVESKGLIQISDTGELEAIIEQVVAANPKELEQYRNGKTKLLGFFVGQVIKQTGGRADPKVTNQLMAKKLNS
- a CDS encoding phosphatase PAP2 family protein → MSWVKNLVPVLTVLCCTTIATTANADSFDQDVSQFISKEGTIIYLGTGVVLPLILDGKNGKNQSLRVVDSLGTSLLVCEGLKVVTDVKRPDSEERDSFPSCHATLAFAVATMQSEFQPKYTLLWYAGASAIAYSRVNLNRHRWTEVLAGAAIGYGIAKLELSQPNGLILFPLIGSDDEGGTIVGLQMSKSF
- a CDS encoding class I SAM-dependent methyltransferase; this encodes MLLLKPNHDRDVPPERLYNTYNANMISENSSPGWYKRVFAWLMANGTAEYEKKIRDRKQSLFTDLHGTVLEIGAGTGANAAYYPTDIKWIGVEPNPFMHSYLQKNAEKLGLSVEIQTISAEQLEAQDNSIDTVVSTLVLCSVPNLDKTLQEVLRVLKPGGRFLFIEHVAAPQGTFLRQVQNTVKPVWNVIGDGCNPNRETGLAIKNAGFAKVDYQDFQAPVPLVTPHIIGVATKAS
- a CDS encoding Uma2 family endonuclease, which encodes MVTQTTNQTEIIYPDCDGEPMSDNTKQFRWIVTIKEGLEWLFKNDDNVFIAGDLLWYPVEGNNVIRAAPDAMVIMGRPKGDRGSYQQWKEANIAPQVVFEVRSPGNTQTRLDKKLVFYDRYGAEEYYLYDPDKGDLSGWLRRDGRLDVIDQMLDWVSPRLKIKFNMLGTELQLYRPDGEKFATYVELATSREQENLAKEQAQQELERSQQELKLEKVRSQQLAAKLRELGINPD
- the alaS gene encoding alanine--tRNA ligase, with amino-acid sequence MAANPQYLSGNDIRTKFLDFYANKQHQILPSASLVPEDPTVLLTIAGMLQFKPIFLGQRQSEYKRATTSQKCIRTNDIENVGRTARHHTFFEMLGNFSFGDYFKEQAIAWGWELSTQVFGLKPENLVVSVFEDDDEAFAIWRDKIGVVEARIKRMGSDDNFWVSGPTGPCGPCSEIYYDFHPEHGDENIDLEDDTRFIEFYNLVFMQYNRDVEGNLTPLQNKNIDTGMGLERMAQILQQVPNNYETDLIKPIVKTAAEIAGIDYVQSDEQTKISLKVIGDHIRAVVHMIADGITASNVGRGYILRRLIRRVVRHGRLIGIQGEFTTLVAQSAIALSEEAYPNVRTKETVIKNELQREEANFLKTLTKGEKLLADILAKSPKEISGKDAFILYDTHGFPLELTQEIAAEHGIKVDVEGFEEEMEIQIGTSKGAHETIDLTANSLNQLASGINATQFLGYTQPSTPAQVMTLIANGQQVEAAEAGSEVQVLLDQTPFYAESGGQIGDRGYLSGDSVVVAINDVKQQSGIYIHYGRIERGTLHVGDPLTAQIDRACRLRAQANHTATHLLQAALKKIVDPSISQAGSLVAFDRLRFDFNCPRPITPDELQQIEAQVNTWIAEAHHADIEILPIAEAKAKGAIAMFGEKYGDVVRVIDFPGVSMELCGGTHVRNTAEIGVFKIVSETGISSGVRRIEAVAGAAVLDYLNVRDKVVRELSGFFKVKPEELPMRVTVLQTELKTAQKQLEALKAELTLHKSETLLTEAQTIGDYKIIVAQIGEVEPDSLKIAAERLLQKIGKGAVVLGSVPEIDKVSLVAAFSPDVNKKGLQAGKFVGEIAKICGGGGGGRPNFAQAGGRDASKLPEALEYARTQLKATLSQP